The sequence TTAAAATTTGATACATCAAAGCCATCCGCAGAATATGCCATCCCTTTTGCAACTGGTTGTATGGGACATTGTCACTATTGCTATTTACAAACAACGATGGGAAGTAAGCCATATATCCGCACATATGTTAATGTTGATGAAATATTTGATGCTGCAGAACAATATATGCAAGAACGAGCGCCAGAGATTACTCGGTTTGAAGCATCATGTACTTCAGATATTGTCGGTCTTGATCATTTGACCCACACATTGAAGCGAGCAATTGAGTACTTTGGCAGAACAGAATATGGCCAATTAAGATTTGTAACTAAATTCAGCCATGTTGATCATTTGTTGGAAGCAGAGCATAGGGGGCGAACTCGATTCCGCTTTAGTATCAATGATGATTATATTATTAAATATTTTGAACCTGGTACATCCAGATTACACGAGCGAATTGAAGCAGCTGTTAAGGTCGCTGAAGCTGGTTATCCTCTAGGGTTTATTGTAGCACCGATTTATTTACATGACGGCTGGAAAAATGGCTACAAGGAGATGTTTGAAAAACTGGAAGCAGCATTACCAGAAAAAGCGAAAAAGAATCTTACCTTTGAAATGATTCAACATCGCTTTACGAAACCTGCTAAACGAGTAATACAACAAAATTATCCCATGACAAAACTGGAATTAGATGAATCGAAGCGAAAATGGAAGTGGGGACGGTATGGTATTGGCAAATACGTATATCAAGATGAAGAACAAGCAGAGATTAAAGCTACTTTAGGAGGATATATTAATACCTACTTTCCTGATGGAAAAATTGAGTATTTCACGTAACTAAAAGGTTGCCTGATTAGGCAGCCTTTTCGTTTGCTACGATGTCATAGGTATTTAAATGTCAATGCCCTTTGCTTTTAAGTTGTCTAAACAATCTTGTAAATACAACTCATCATGCTCTGGATAAATAGGGAAATCTGGAATAAAACGTTGTTCCCCTTTATACAAGCTTTTTTCCGTATGAGATGGACAAGCTTTTCCACGATAAAACGGGTCTTTCCAAAGCGGGTCAACTTGATAACCTCTCTGCCGCATTTCTTTCATAATAAATTGATGGTACAAAAATAGACGATATGGAGAATAGGTAAAAACATAATTTACAGTAGCATGCTTTTTCCCCCAACCGTTTCCTCTTAATGCACAACACTCTCGATGTTGACCTAATAATTGCTGTCTTGGTAGGTTGGAGATAAGTTGTTGATGCCAAAGTCTCACACGTTTACCTCCTTTTTTATAAGGTCCGTAAGATTCCTGCTTGAAGAGTTAGGAAATACGAAGATGCCTAGCATCTCAATGCCTCATTCACTTCGACAAACAAGGAAAGTTTCTACAGCGACACATCTTACGTAAAAAAAGCAGTATTCTTTTTCAAGGACAAGAAAGCCTTCTTGATTAAGCATGATGTTTTTACAAGGATAAGGGGCGCTACGACTACAATAATCGGGCTTGAAATCTTAGATCTGTTCTCTATAGAAAAAAGCCCCGTTGACTAAAGTCCCGCTTTATTAGTTGTAATATCAGTACGGTTTATCCTGATATGTTCGAGTGATTCTAAGGTGATCATATCTCTAGGGTACGTTCTGTCTTTAAATATTATACTACTATAAAGTTCATTGATTTAGGCATGTGAAACTTACTATGTTAAAATAATTATGTATAGATTAGAAATGAATTGAAATTTTTTATGAAAATACAGCAATACGAAGAAGGTGTATCATAATATGGATTATTTCTATTCCTTACATCCAGTTATTCAAGCGATGATTGCAACATTATTTACATGGGGGATGACCGCCCTTGGCGCAGCTTTAGTATTTACGACGAAAAATTTTAACCAGCGTTTTTTGGACAGTATGTTAGGGTTTGCGGGAGGTGTCATGATTGCGGCAAGCTTCTGGTCATTACTCTCTCCTGCCTTAGATATGGCTGAAGCAAGTGGTAAGATTGCCTGGATTCCAGCGGCCATTGGTTTTATGGCAGGAGGTATATTCCTTTGGGGGATTGACAAATTACTTCCGCATCTCCATCCAACATCACCAATCCAAGAAGCAGAAGGAATTCATCCTGATCGGAAAAAGCGAAGCACATTACTCGTTTTAGCAATCACCCTTCATAATATTCCAGAAGGATTAGCAGTAGGAGTAGCGTTTGGCGCTATTGCGGCAGGTCTGCCTACAGCTACAACTGCTGGCGCAATTGCTTTAGCGATTGGAATTGGGATTCAAAACTTTCCAGAAGGATTAGCAGTTTCCATGCCATTACGTAGGGAAGGAATGTCTCGGAAGAAAAGCTTTATGTACGGTCAATTTTCAGGCATGGTAGAGCCAATTGCAGGGATTATTGGAGCACTTGCGGTTACGTTTATTCAACCATTATTACCGTATGCGCTCAGCTTTGCTGCAGGTGCTATGATCTTTGTGGTTGCTGAGGAGGTCATTCCTGGTTCTCAAGAAGCTGGTAATCGAGACTTGGCTTCTATGAGCTTAATGGTTGGTTTCACTGTGATGATGATACTCGATGTTGCACTTGGTTAAATATGTTAGTAACGATTTTCTTCTATCGTTGAGAAGAAAATCGTTTTTAAAATTTATTTCATCAGAAGATCTCAGTTTGCACATCGCTACGTGAGCTTTCTTGCTTTTGTTTTTGCGTTGCAGGTTCAGGTGAACAGCATCTAGCGGATTTTCGGACTCGGCACCCAAGTTGATTACAGCCATTGTATCAACTGTTAACTGTTTATGATAACTGGAACCCATTTTTTTACACTATTAATCAACCAGATATTTGTACATTCATCCAATTCATTTAATGTAATCACTTTTTCAGTAATTCGTCCTTTATCTATTAAATACTGTCGAAAAGTGCCTGCTAATAATCCACATTCTACTGGTGGGGTATAAAATTTTCCATTGCGTTCGACCACTACATTACCAATCGTAAATTCTGTGAGCTCTTCATCGGCATTCCATAACAATACATCATCTGCCAGAGGGTGCTCATTTAGAAATGCCTTGTACATACCTCGATTCGTTGTTTTATAGTAGTAAAATGGATTGGCTTTATCAATCGGATGCTTTGCTATTGCAACTTGTATCGGTTGTGTTTTTGACTGTATATTTTGAATTTCGATTGAAATTTCTTCTGCATTAGTTACTAAGAGTCGCAGTTTATATATTCCTAAGGGATAGCGATTAGCTATTTGTTGCAGTTGTTGTTGAATGGAAATTAAATCTATTGGGTAAGCAAAATAGTCTCCTGATTTTGCTAAGCGCTGTAAATGATAGTCAAGTAAATAATAGCTGCCATTTTCTAGCTTTATCGTCTCCAACAGGTCAAACTTCTCCGGCTGTTGTTGCAAAAAACGAGCTTTCGTTAAAATTTCATCATACTCTCCATTACTTGTAGAGTCCCAAGTAATGCCTCCACCAACTCCATAATATGCTTTGCCGCTAGAATTCTCAATAAATACCGTACGGATTGGTACGTTGAAAATCGCCTCTTTTTCCGGAGTAATATATCCGATAGCACCACAATATATTTGTCGCGGAGTGTCTTCTAAATCATGGATAATTTTCATGGTACTTACTTTAGGGGCACCAGTAATTGAGCCACAAGGGAATAATGCTTTAAAAATTGCCGGAATATCTGCTTTTACCTCAGCAGTAACAGTTGAAGTCATCTGAAAAACCGTTGGATAGCGTTCAATCGTAAATAGATGAGGAACCTCCACTGTTCCAGGTTTAGCAATAGTTCCCAAGTCATTTCGCAGCAAGTCCACAATCATTACATTTTCCGCCCGGTTTTTTTCCGAATGATATAACCAATGCGCAAGCTCGTCATCTTCTCTAGCTGAAGATCCTCTTTTTACAGTACCTTTCATCGGTTTCGTTGTAATCTGTCCGTCCTTTAAATGAAAGAATAGTTCAGGGGAAGCTGATAAAATGGAGTAACTCCCAATATGTAAGTAGGCGGAATAGTTGGCAGCTTGGGACTCTGCTAACTGTTGATAATATCCATAACAATCACCACGAAAGCGGCTATGTAACCGAATGGTGTAGTTCACCTGATATGTTTCTCCATTTTCAATATGTTGTTTAATTTGCTTGATATATTTCTGATATTCTGTAGCCGATACATTAGCTTTCCATTCATCTATATGAAAATTTCCTGCTTGTACCGTATTAACTGTAATCGTTTCTTTAAAAATACCAAACCATAACAGTGGGAATGTTCCGCCTGAATGGACTTTAAAAGCAGAATCAAAGGCTGGAGCAGCTTCATAGGAAACAAACCCTGCAGCATAATAACCAGCGTCAACATACGCTTCAACTGTTTCTAAGCAAGAGACGACCTCTTCTAGCTTAGTAGCTTGAATAACAGTATATGGATTGGTAAATTCTAATGTTTGCTTTTCTCCAACTTGATTAGCAAAATCAAAATGAAGATAAGGAATGTCTTGTTGCATATGTAAAACCATCCTTTTTCCCAAAAAAATTTCTTAACAGGTCTATTCCTTGTTCGGATAAAACGGCTTCCGGGTGAGCTTGAATACCTTCAAGGGGATAGTGCTTATGCCGAATAGCCATCACTTCACCATCCTCTGTCATGGCACTAATTTCCAAGCAGTTGGGAAGTGAGTCTGCAGCAACAATTAATGAATGGTATCTTGTAACGCTAAGCGGATTTGGCAAGTTGTAAAATATACCTTTATTATCATGATGTATATACGATACTTTACCGTGCATTGGCTGTTTAGCTTTTTTAATCACTGCACCAAATGCTTGAGCAATTATTTGATGGCCTAAGCAAATTCCGATAATAGGGTAGTTTTTATATAACGTAGTGACAATCTCTAGAGAAATCCCGGCTGAATCAGGAGTACTTGGTCCGGGAGATAGCAAAATAGCTGATGGTTGTAATTGATTAATTTGTTCAAGCGTAATTGCATCATTACGAACAACATGTGTTGTAAAATTAAGTTGGTTAAGATATTGAACGAGATTATAAGTAAAAGAATCATAGTTATCAATGACTAATATCATAATTAT is a genomic window of Virgibacillus proomii containing:
- the splB gene encoding spore photoproduct lyase, with amino-acid sequence MVKPFIPQLVYVEPRALDYPLGKKLISKFEKMGIEIRQTTSHNQIRNLPGDNHFQKYRVAKSTLVLGLRKTLKFDTSKPSAEYAIPFATGCMGHCHYCYLQTTMGSKPYIRTYVNVDEIFDAAEQYMQERAPEITRFEASCTSDIVGLDHLTHTLKRAIEYFGRTEYGQLRFVTKFSHVDHLLEAEHRGRTRFRFSINDDYIIKYFEPGTSRLHERIEAAVKVAEAGYPLGFIVAPIYLHDGWKNGYKEMFEKLEAALPEKAKKNLTFEMIQHRFTKPAKRVIQQNYPMTKLELDESKRKWKWGRYGIGKYVYQDEEQAEIKATLGGYINTYFPDGKIEYFT
- a CDS encoding ZIP family metal transporter, producing MDYFYSLHPVIQAMIATLFTWGMTALGAALVFTTKNFNQRFLDSMLGFAGGVMIAASFWSLLSPALDMAEASGKIAWIPAAIGFMAGGIFLWGIDKLLPHLHPTSPIQEAEGIHPDRKKRSTLLVLAITLHNIPEGLAVGVAFGAIAAGLPTATTAGAIALAIGIGIQNFPEGLAVSMPLRREGMSRKKSFMYGQFSGMVEPIAGIIGALAVTFIQPLLPYALSFAAGAMIFVVAEEVIPGSQEAGNRDLASMSLMVGFTVMMILDVALG
- a CDS encoding anthranilate synthase component II, whose amino-acid sequence is MILVIDNYDSFTYNLVQYLNQLNFTTHVVRNDAITLEQINQLQPSAILLSPGPSTPDSAGISLEIVTTLYKNYPIIGICLGHQIIAQAFGAVIKKAKQPMHGKVSYIHHDNKGIFYNLPNPLSVTRYHSLIVAADSLPNCLEISAMTEDGEVMAIRHKHYPLEGIQAHPEAVLSEQGIDLLRNFFGKKDGFTYATRHSLSSF
- the pabB gene encoding aminodeoxychorismate synthase component I, which encodes MQQDIPYLHFDFANQVGEKQTLEFTNPYTVIQATKLEEVVSCLETVEAYVDAGYYAAGFVSYEAAPAFDSAFKVHSGGTFPLLWFGIFKETITVNTVQAGNFHIDEWKANVSATEYQKYIKQIKQHIENGETYQVNYTIRLHSRFRGDCYGYYQQLAESQAANYSAYLHIGSYSILSASPELFFHLKDGQITTKPMKGTVKRGSSAREDDELAHWLYHSEKNRAENVMIVDLLRNDLGTIAKPGTVEVPHLFTIERYPTVFQMTSTVTAEVKADIPAIFKALFPCGSITGAPKVSTMKIIHDLEDTPRQIYCGAIGYITPEKEAIFNVPIRTVFIENSSGKAYYGVGGGITWDSTSNGEYDEILTKARFLQQQPEKFDLLETIKLENGSYYLLDYHLQRLAKSGDYFAYPIDLISIQQQLQQIANRYPLGIYKLRLLVTNAEEISIEIQNIQSKTQPIQVAIAKHPIDKANPFYYYKTTNRGMYKAFLNEHPLADDVLLWNADEELTEFTIGNVVVERNGKFYTPPVECGLLAGTFRQYLIDKGRITEKVITLNELDECTNIWLINSVKKWVPVIINS
- a CDS encoding TIGR02328 family protein; this translates as MRLWHQQLISNLPRQQLLGQHRECCALRGNGWGKKHATVNYVFTYSPYRLFLYHQFIMKEMRQRGYQVDPLWKDPFYRGKACPSHTEKSLYKGEQRFIPDFPIYPEHDELYLQDCLDNLKAKGIDI